In Gemmatimonadaceae bacterium, the following proteins share a genomic window:
- a CDS encoding sorbosone dehydrogenase family protein, which translates to MSNRIVRALLWMSSAALAAACGGNAHLPVSAGMGPAPELPGPEKSLVTVVRVETAKGWPAGTTPTAAPGLAVRAFAMNLDHPRFLYVLPNGDVLVAESNGPVRPEDDPKGIRGWFMKYYFKKAGASVPSPDKIILLRDADGDGVAETKSVLLDSLYSPYGIALVGQTLYVANANALIAYPYHDGDTRITAAPRKITDLPGRPYNHHWTKSLLASPDGSKLYVGVGSNSNAAEHGIEAEAERAAVWEIDAKTGAHRVFASGLRNPAGLAWEPESGALWASVNERDELGSDLVPDYMTSVRDGAFYGWPYSYYGQHIDARVKPQRPDLVAKAIAPDYALGPHTASLGLTWSKNATLPAPFTHGMFVGQHGSWNRKPVSGYKVIFVPFAEGKPSGAAIDVLTGFIDGDDAHGRPVGVAIDKRGALLVADDVGNAVWRVTPGGGR; encoded by the coding sequence ATGTCGAATCGCATCGTACGCGCTCTTCTATGGATGTCGTCGGCCGCGCTCGCCGCGGCGTGTGGCGGCAACGCACACCTGCCGGTGTCGGCGGGCATGGGTCCGGCGCCCGAGCTGCCAGGCCCCGAAAAATCACTCGTGACCGTGGTGCGAGTCGAAACGGCGAAGGGATGGCCGGCCGGCACAACGCCGACAGCGGCGCCGGGGCTCGCCGTGCGCGCGTTCGCGATGAACCTCGACCATCCCCGCTTCCTGTACGTATTGCCGAACGGCGACGTGCTGGTCGCCGAGTCGAACGGACCGGTGCGGCCCGAGGATGATCCCAAGGGCATCCGCGGCTGGTTCATGAAATACTATTTCAAGAAAGCTGGTGCGTCGGTACCGAGCCCGGACAAGATCATCCTGCTGCGCGACGCGGACGGCGACGGCGTTGCCGAAACGAAATCGGTATTGCTCGACAGCCTGTACTCACCATATGGCATCGCGCTCGTCGGACAGACGTTGTACGTCGCGAATGCGAATGCGCTGATCGCGTATCCCTATCATGACGGCGACACCCGGATTACCGCGGCGCCGCGCAAGATCACTGATCTGCCGGGACGGCCGTACAACCATCACTGGACGAAGAGCCTGCTCGCGAGCCCCGACGGCTCGAAGCTCTACGTTGGCGTCGGCTCCAACAGCAACGCCGCCGAGCATGGCATCGAAGCGGAAGCCGAGCGTGCGGCGGTGTGGGAGATCGACGCGAAGACTGGCGCGCATCGCGTATTCGCGAGCGGGCTGCGCAACCCGGCTGGATTGGCGTGGGAGCCGGAGTCGGGCGCGCTCTGGGCGTCGGTGAACGAGCGCGACGAGTTGGGCAGCGATCTCGTACCCGATTACATGACGTCGGTGCGCGACGGGGCGTTCTACGGATGGCCGTACAGTTATTACGGACAGCACATCGATGCTCGCGTGAAACCGCAGCGGCCGGACCTCGTCGCGAAGGCGATCGCGCCGGATTACGCGCTTGGACCGCACACGGCGTCGCTGGGACTCACCTGGTCGAAGAACGCGACGCTGCCTGCGCCATTCACGCACGGCATGTTCGTTGGACAACACGGCTCGTGGAATCGCAAACCGGTGAGCGGCTACAAGGTGATCTTCGTTCCGTTCGCGGAAGGAAAGCCGAGTGGCGCGGCGATCGACGTGCTGACGGGATTCATCGACGGCGACGACGCGCACGGACGCCCCGTTGGGGTCGCGATCGACAAGCGCGGCGCGCTGCTCGTCGCGGATGATGTCGGCAATGCGGTGTGGCGGGTGACGCCGGGTGGAGGACGCTGA
- a CDS encoding DNA polymerase domain-containing protein encodes MEESLAPAPARHIDDRKQDEWLWGWDPTPGIVSVWAEEDGTARVWRRLPDSGALVCDELPFRPWLLLRFPDDIRHLGPRLGRPGDDDAFVTWRELSGPGELRYLVSAQHYSTLTSAVCAGASRRLGRHVGHIRELHEADQVLALPLDEQYLVASGRTYFRDLSFDDLRRLQFDLETTGLDSSHDRMFMVSIRYPNGQTETLECSSHDDAGEAALIRRLMDRIRESDPDVIENHNLHGFDLPFLEQRARRLRVPLTLGRIETPGLKQRGARRGAPSGRDDDRQIRFVAPGRELIDTMDAVRRYDHGVRELPGYGLKALARHFGISGPERELIPGAEIYNTYKTDPARVRRYAIADVEEVAQLSRLLGGPAFALARMVPRRYERLADAGPATGVIDPLIVRAYLREDTALPAHHESDGTEHTGAALYLFATGVAHRVVKADVASLYPSLMRAYRIGPKRDHLGVLLALVDRLVETRLTAKAAARAAPPGSATRHSQEAMSSAMKIVVNSAYGYLGATTLTRLADVNAANEITRHGRETLALMCRALSERGVTLLEADTDGVYFAVPATWSEDDERRTVSEVAALLPNLVQLEFEGRYAAMLSHEPKNYALLGYDGDLNLTGVAFRSSRMEPFAAEFLQIAIGRLLVDDVSGVREVYLRTIDRLRGREYSTYDVSSRVRLTKSPEEYAATRESRKELSYEAMLSSGRTHWRVGERVRVYRTRGGGGRVVEEREDPDRPLRDDPRDYDAEWYVRQLRDTFAARMVRAFTVSEYAAVFPDPDQLALFAPAIEGIRPILVGAPVQI; translated from the coding sequence ATGGAGGAGTCCCTCGCGCCCGCGCCAGCGCGGCACATCGATGACCGAAAGCAGGATGAGTGGTTGTGGGGCTGGGATCCCACACCGGGCATCGTCTCGGTGTGGGCCGAGGAAGACGGGACCGCGCGGGTGTGGCGCCGGCTTCCTGATTCCGGGGCGTTGGTCTGCGACGAGCTGCCGTTTCGGCCGTGGCTGCTGCTGCGCTTTCCCGACGACATTCGCCATCTCGGCCCGCGTCTTGGCCGGCCCGGCGACGACGACGCGTTCGTCACCTGGCGCGAGCTCAGCGGGCCTGGCGAGCTGCGCTACCTCGTTTCCGCCCAGCATTATTCCACACTGACGTCGGCGGTCTGCGCCGGTGCGTCGCGGCGGTTGGGGCGTCACGTCGGCCACATTCGCGAGCTCCACGAGGCGGATCAGGTCCTGGCGCTGCCGCTCGATGAACAATATCTCGTCGCCAGCGGCCGCACGTATTTTAGAGATCTATCATTCGACGACCTGCGCCGGCTGCAATTCGACCTCGAAACGACCGGGCTCGACTCGTCGCACGACCGGATGTTCATGGTCTCGATCCGCTACCCGAACGGCCAGACCGAAACGCTCGAGTGTTCGTCGCACGACGATGCGGGCGAGGCCGCGCTGATCCGGCGCCTCATGGACCGAATTCGCGAGTCCGACCCAGACGTCATCGAGAATCACAATCTGCACGGCTTCGACCTGCCGTTCCTGGAGCAGCGCGCGCGGCGATTACGCGTTCCGCTGACCCTCGGCCGCATCGAGACGCCGGGACTCAAGCAGCGCGGCGCACGGCGTGGGGCCCCGAGCGGCCGTGACGACGACCGGCAGATTCGGTTCGTCGCGCCGGGGCGAGAGCTCATCGACACCATGGACGCCGTTCGCCGTTACGATCACGGCGTCCGCGAGCTGCCCGGGTACGGATTGAAAGCGCTCGCGCGCCACTTCGGTATCTCCGGGCCCGAGCGCGAGCTGATCCCGGGCGCCGAGATTTACAATACTTATAAGACGGATCCCGCGCGTGTGCGGCGATACGCCATCGCGGACGTGGAAGAAGTCGCGCAACTCTCACGGCTGCTTGGCGGCCCGGCATTCGCGCTCGCGAGGATGGTGCCCCGTCGGTACGAGCGGCTGGCCGACGCTGGACCAGCCACCGGCGTGATCGATCCGCTCATCGTGCGCGCGTATCTGCGCGAGGATACGGCGTTGCCGGCGCATCACGAGAGCGACGGCACCGAGCACACGGGCGCGGCATTGTATCTGTTCGCGACGGGCGTCGCGCATCGCGTGGTGAAGGCGGACGTCGCGAGCCTCTATCCGTCGCTCATGCGTGCGTATCGTATAGGTCCCAAGCGCGATCATCTCGGCGTGCTGTTGGCGCTGGTGGACCGACTCGTCGAAACCCGTCTCACCGCGAAGGCGGCTGCGCGCGCGGCGCCGCCAGGCTCCGCGACGCGGCATAGCCAAGAGGCGATGTCCTCGGCGATGAAGATCGTGGTCAACTCGGCCTACGGTTATCTCGGCGCGACGACACTCACGCGACTCGCCGATGTCAACGCGGCTAACGAGATCACACGTCATGGGCGTGAGACGCTGGCGCTCATGTGCCGCGCGTTGTCGGAGCGCGGTGTGACGCTGCTCGAGGCGGATACGGACGGCGTGTATTTCGCCGTGCCCGCGACCTGGAGCGAGGATGATGAGCGGCGCACCGTCTCGGAGGTCGCCGCCTTGCTGCCGAACCTGGTGCAGCTCGAGTTCGAGGGACGTTACGCCGCGATGTTGTCGCACGAGCCGAAGAACTACGCGCTGCTTGGCTATGACGGCGATCTGAATCTGACGGGCGTGGCGTTTCGGTCGAGTCGCATGGAGCCGTTTGCGGCGGAGTTTCTGCAGATCGCGATTGGCCGGCTGCTGGTCGACGACGTCTCCGGCGTTCGCGAGGTGTACCTGCGCACGATCGATCGCCTGCGCGGCCGGGAGTACTCCACGTACGACGTTTCCTCACGCGTGCGACTGACGAAATCGCCGGAGGAGTACGCGGCCACGCGGGAATCGCGGAAGGAGTTGTCGTACGAGGCGATGCTCTCGAGCGGCCGCACGCACTGGCGCGTGGGCGAGCGGGTGCGCGTGTATCGAACGCGCGGTGGTGGCGGCCGCGTGGTGGAAGAACGAGAGGATCCCGATCGTCCATTGCGGGACGATCCCCGCGACTATGATGCCGAGTGGTACGTGCGGCAGCTGCGAGATACGTTCGCGGCAAGGATGGTGCGGGCGTTCACGGTGTCGGAGTATGCGGCGGTGTTTCCGGATCCGGATCAGCTGGCGTTGTTTGCGCCGGCGATAGAGGGGATTCGGCCGATATTGGTGGGGGCGCCGGTTCAGATCTGA
- a CDS encoding serine hydrolase domain-containing protein, whose translation MKPILPGAALLFLAAAGPAQVPAAWPEFTRTFQTYVDSDHVVGASVIYMRDGTVLGRYDTGSADRAANVPVDSETIFHWGSITKSLTAISIMQLRDRGKLSLDDKLVKWVPEMHSMHDPYSMMDSITLRMVLSHTAGFQNPTWPYSQGRPWEPFEPTTWNQLVAMMPYQRLEFRPGSRYGYSNPGFIYLARVIEQITGDPWEDYVHKNIFAPLELRRSYFRSTPYYLAAHRSHNYNYVRDTTGATRLVDNGADFDPGITSPNGAWNAPVGDLAKYTAFLTGAVIPGMSHDRYAIVLQPSSLNEMWQPGKPMSQGYEAAPTQWMGLSFFVIDHNGTRLLGHTGSQAGFRSFYYFNPLTKAAVIAVFNTTNNASPANSAHRRMELQALDLLRNAP comes from the coding sequence ATGAAACCCATCCTTCCCGGTGCTGCCCTCCTCTTTCTCGCGGCAGCCGGCCCGGCACAAGTCCCGGCGGCGTGGCCGGAGTTCACGCGGACGTTTCAGACCTACGTCGACAGCGATCATGTCGTCGGCGCGAGCGTCATCTACATGCGCGACGGCACGGTGCTCGGCCGCTACGACACGGGCTCGGCGGATCGCGCGGCGAACGTGCCCGTCGACTCGGAGACGATCTTTCACTGGGGATCGATCACGAAATCGCTGACGGCGATCTCCATCATGCAGCTGCGCGACCGCGGCAAGCTGTCGCTCGACGACAAGCTCGTGAAGTGGGTGCCCGAGATGCATTCAATGCATGATCCGTATAGCATGATGGACAGCATCACGCTGCGCATGGTGCTGTCGCACACCGCCGGTTTCCAGAATCCGACGTGGCCGTACAGCCAGGGCCGGCCCTGGGAGCCGTTCGAGCCGACGACGTGGAACCAGCTCGTCGCGATGATGCCGTATCAGCGGCTCGAGTTTCGCCCCGGCTCGCGATATGGATACTCGAATCCCGGCTTCATCTATCTCGCGCGCGTGATCGAGCAGATCACCGGCGATCCATGGGAAGATTACGTTCACAAAAACATCTTCGCGCCGCTCGAGCTCCGGCGAAGCTACTTCCGCTCGACGCCGTATTATCTCGCGGCGCATCGCTCGCACAACTACAACTACGTGCGCGATACGACTGGAGCGACTCGCCTCGTCGACAATGGCGCGGACTTCGATCCCGGCATCACGTCACCGAACGGCGCCTGGAACGCGCCAGTCGGCGATCTCGCGAAGTACACGGCGTTTCTCACCGGCGCGGTGATCCCGGGCATGTCGCACGACCGCTACGCGATCGTGCTCCAGCCCTCGAGCCTGAACGAGATGTGGCAGCCCGGAAAACCTATGTCTCAAGGCTACGAGGCCGCGCCCACACAATGGATGGGCCTGTCGTTCTTCGTCATCGACCACAACGGAACACGACTCCTCGGCCACACGGGAAGCCAGGCCGGCTTTCGATCGTTCTATTATTTCAATCCCCTCACGAAAGCCGCCGTGATCGCCGTCTTCAACACAACGAACAACGCGTCGCCCGCGAACAGCGCGCATCGCCGCATGGAGCTCCAGGCGCTCGACCTGCTGCGGAACGCGCCGTGA
- a CDS encoding ABC transporter permease — translation MMPPRDRDAREPESTQPTWRRYLRFIRPNAAADLDDELRDHIGSTIDELVAHGMTRDAAEGEALRRFGDVARVRREVERLDARHETRMNISMALDTLRYDVRYALRGLRRSVAFTVVAVVSIALGIAANTTVFSVVNALLLRPIPGARADRLLRVYVNRHSPFEYTDLAWLRDRSKSLEYMFGERTSAMSFRASAASEDERIRTAYVTRGYFPALAPRFALGHPFDVDEARDGGRSAVVVLTNSFWQRQFAGDSSVIGRQIIIAAHPVTVVGVLAPEFRTSVLSWSPDVFIPFSLAPVLTGQKLDEFGGSFYTTARLKAGISQQQAEGELRGLMTQLARTDSVRYDGMHVQLDHVRGVNAEERVGVEAGSAFLMVMVAMVLLIACANVANLLLGRAAARRTEMGVRLAIGASRNRLVRQLLTESLLLAVAGGALGFVTAWALTHAIPSALPPEAGIDSTYFAPDAHVVLFTTALWLLTTLLFGVAPAMRAASPDLIGLLKGGETSARRRSRRGALVVAQAALCVILLAVASLFLRSLASSRSVDPGFRADGVVDATVDLGLLPPAQDKAAMLANIVNAAARMPGVRSASLAAVIPLSGSNMETGFAPEGMTVRTRREQPYVYFNVIGPRFFETVRQSLVRGREFLPTDAKGSPRVGIINEAAARHYWPTGDALGKRFHFGSATGPLTEVVGIVRDANYVMPGEAPKVTVYVPLAQDPREEMTLLLRTSGNLASTRRAVWSLLHDVAPTLPPPPVVHMSDDMAITLLPVRLGAGLLGSFGVIALVLAAVGIYGVASYSVSSRRREIGVRAALGATRARLVRMVLWESGRRVGIGAAIGLIVTIAIAFGLNRVLYGIQPLDPLVLGSVAFLIALVAVVAALIPARRAAGADPVSAMRTE, via the coding sequence ATGATGCCCCCACGAGATCGCGATGCGCGCGAACCAGAGTCGACGCAGCCAACCTGGCGGCGGTATCTGCGATTCATTCGCCCCAATGCGGCCGCCGACCTGGACGACGAGCTGCGTGACCACATCGGTTCGACCATCGACGAGCTGGTCGCACACGGCATGACGCGCGACGCGGCAGAAGGCGAAGCGCTGCGCCGATTCGGCGACGTTGCCCGCGTGCGGCGCGAAGTCGAGCGGCTCGACGCCCGCCATGAGACACGAATGAACATCAGCATGGCGCTCGACACGCTGCGGTACGACGTGCGCTACGCGTTGCGCGGCCTTCGCCGAAGCGTCGCGTTCACCGTGGTCGCGGTGGTATCGATCGCGCTCGGCATCGCGGCGAACACCACGGTTTTCTCCGTCGTGAACGCGCTGCTTCTGCGGCCCATTCCCGGAGCTCGCGCCGATCGCCTGCTTCGCGTATACGTGAATCGTCATAGCCCATTCGAATACACCGATCTGGCGTGGCTTCGCGATCGTTCGAAGTCGCTGGAGTACATGTTCGGCGAGCGGACCAGCGCGATGTCGTTTCGTGCGTCGGCTGCGTCAGAGGACGAACGCATCCGTACCGCCTACGTTACGCGTGGGTACTTCCCCGCGCTCGCGCCGCGCTTCGCGCTCGGGCACCCCTTCGATGTCGACGAAGCGCGAGATGGCGGCCGCAGCGCGGTGGTCGTGCTCACCAATTCGTTCTGGCAGCGGCAGTTTGCCGGCGACTCATCAGTAATCGGGCGGCAGATCATCATCGCCGCGCATCCGGTGACGGTGGTCGGCGTGCTTGCGCCGGAGTTCCGAACGTCCGTGCTCTCCTGGTCGCCCGACGTGTTCATTCCCTTTTCGCTGGCGCCGGTCCTCACGGGACAAAAGCTCGATGAGTTCGGAGGCAGCTTCTACACGACGGCGCGGCTCAAGGCCGGTATCTCACAGCAACAGGCCGAGGGCGAGCTGCGCGGCTTGATGACGCAGCTTGCGCGTACGGACAGCGTGCGCTACGACGGAATGCACGTGCAACTCGATCACGTTCGCGGCGTGAATGCCGAAGAGCGCGTCGGCGTCGAGGCGGGATCGGCCTTTCTCATGGTCATGGTCGCGATGGTGCTACTCATCGCGTGCGCGAACGTCGCCAACCTTCTGCTCGGCCGGGCCGCGGCACGGCGCACGGAGATGGGAGTTCGCCTGGCGATCGGCGCGAGCCGCAATCGTCTCGTGCGTCAACTCCTCACCGAGAGTTTGCTCCTCGCCGTCGCGGGCGGAGCGTTGGGGTTCGTGACCGCGTGGGCACTCACGCACGCAATTCCGAGCGCGCTGCCGCCCGAAGCGGGCATCGACTCGACGTACTTCGCGCCGGACGCGCACGTCGTCCTTTTCACGACTGCGCTGTGGTTGCTCACGACGTTGTTGTTTGGCGTGGCGCCGGCGATGCGTGCCGCGTCACCCGATCTGATCGGACTTCTGAAAGGCGGCGAGACGAGCGCACGGCGTCGCTCGCGGCGTGGCGCGCTCGTCGTCGCGCAAGCGGCGTTGTGCGTGATCCTGCTCGCGGTCGCGTCGCTCTTCTTGCGGAGTCTCGCGAGCAGTCGTTCGGTCGATCCCGGCTTCCGCGCCGACGGCGTCGTCGATGCAACGGTCGATCTCGGTCTTCTTCCGCCCGCGCAGGACAAGGCGGCGATGCTCGCGAACATCGTCAATGCCGCGGCCAGAATGCCGGGCGTGCGGTCGGCGTCGCTCGCCGCCGTCATTCCGCTCAGCGGCAGCAACATGGAAACGGGCTTCGCGCCGGAAGGAATGACGGTGCGCACGCGCCGCGAACAGCCCTACGTCTATTTCAACGTGATCGGCCCGCGTTTCTTCGAGACGGTGCGCCAGTCACTCGTTCGCGGCCGCGAATTCCTCCCAACCGACGCGAAGGGTTCGCCGCGCGTCGGAATCATCAACGAGGCGGCCGCGCGCCACTACTGGCCCACCGGCGACGCACTCGGAAAGCGCTTTCATTTTGGATCGGCGACGGGGCCGCTCACTGAAGTTGTCGGCATCGTGCGCGATGCGAATTATGTGATGCCGGGTGAGGCACCGAAGGTCACGGTTTACGTGCCACTCGCGCAGGATCCGCGAGAGGAAATGACGCTGCTCCTGCGCACGTCCGGGAATCTCGCGAGCACGCGACGCGCGGTGTGGTCGCTGCTGCACGACGTTGCCCCGACGTTGCCTCCGCCACCCGTCGTTCACATGAGCGACGACATGGCAATCACGCTGCTCCCCGTGCGTCTCGGCGCGGGGCTGCTTGGATCGTTCGGTGTCATTGCGCTGGTGCTCGCCGCGGTGGGCATCTACGGCGTGGCATCATACTCCGTCTCGAGTCGCCGCCGCGAGATCGGTGTGCGCGCCGCACTCGGCGCAACACGCGCACGGCTCGTGCGAATGGTGTTGTGGGAGAGTGGGCGGCGCGTCGGGATTGGAGCGGCAATCGGTCTGATCGTGACCATCGCCATCGCGTTCGGCCTGAATCGCGTGCTGTACGGCATCCAGCCGCTCGATCCCCTCGTCCTTGGCTCGGTCGCGTTCCTGATCGCGCTCGTCGCTGTCGTGGCCGCGCTCATTCCGGCGCGCCGCGCGGCCGGCGCCGATCCGGTGAGTGCGATGCGCACCGAATGA
- a CDS encoding PadR family transcriptional regulator, whose amino-acid sequence MADRDVDLIQGTLNVLILKTLSWGPMNGYAIAQWVRQATAGDIDVEEGALYPALHRMEHRGWISAEWGVSENNRRAKYYRLTTLGRRTLRERTERWERLVSAVGKVLHAHARHLNAEAK is encoded by the coding sequence GTGGCCGACCGCGACGTCGATCTCATTCAAGGCACCCTCAACGTGCTCATTCTGAAAACGCTGTCGTGGGGCCCGATGAACGGCTACGCCATCGCGCAGTGGGTGCGACAGGCGACGGCCGGCGACATCGACGTCGAGGAGGGCGCGTTGTACCCCGCCCTGCACCGCATGGAGCATCGCGGGTGGATCAGCGCCGAGTGGGGGGTGAGCGAGAACAATCGCCGCGCGAAGTACTATCGCCTGACCACGCTGGGACGCCGAACGCTGCGCGAGCGCACCGAGAGGTGGGAGCGGTTGGTCAGCGCCGTCGGCAAGGTACTTCATGCCCACGCACGTCATTTGAACGCCGAGGCCAAATGA
- a CDS encoding ADOP family duplicated permease: MRVLIALRSLWWNLRHRARVDEALDDELALYVDLLTKDYEGRGLSPTDARRAALVATGGSTQVKEATRDAWLGSSIAALARELRYAWRSLARSPGFVAIAIVTLGVGIAGSTTIFTVVNAALLRPPPDIAAPAELATMERVQPTSTFDDFSYPDAKDFDAQTTTFAGIAAYNGTYMSLSTGRTTERAWVSYVSDNYFDVLGVRPALGRLMTRHDAIDGPAGPVIVLGYSLWERRFGADSNVIGRIVSLNEGRFTVIGVASRRFIGAMTLHPMEAFIPLTATRFASPGGLPADFLTSRSSGWLRLIGRMRPGVTLERAQSDLSTVAARLASTYASNKGRGVRVFAGAGMTFEERVDAARMPRLLSLAVALLLLLACANVASLSLLRASAKRREFATRLALGASRASLTRLLVIEGALIASAAALLGLGLSQLLVRTTSIVGGIVSIHAVDLSIDRRVLLVTIAVAAATAILVSLLPSVHASRTDLAVLLKDGAGGAIRRRTRGQRALVVLQVAASLVLLSSASIVYSAFQRLMHVDPGFDARGLTFDYPELRDIGYDSAARRQFERALYARGQSDPSFDAVALTSTVPPQEYATRVSVFHPGQEPPPGALDGHEFELGTRVAVDAISPNLLDVMRIPLLAGRAFTLADDERSESVVLVSRALADAFWPRANPIGQYLSWPSVSGARRPPMRVVGVVANTRHRSLTSDPPLVMYVPFTQHAELFPAIVVRGKHGVPPSPRAVHDFLMRVDPRVPVFGAQPLIDHVASEIRPQRIASAWIGAFGGIALVLAAIGLYGVVAQGVVQRTRELAVRCALGATPGEVMTQVLRDGLALSALGAVAGVAGSFWAWRALRGMFAGVDANPSAVLAALVLLGTATVAASYVPARRAARLNPVDALRSD; the protein is encoded by the coding sequence ATGCGCGTTCTCATCGCGTTGCGCAGTCTCTGGTGGAATCTTCGGCACCGAGCGCGCGTGGACGAAGCGCTCGACGACGAGCTCGCGTTGTATGTGGATCTTCTCACAAAGGATTACGAGGGCCGTGGCCTTTCACCGACCGACGCGCGACGCGCGGCACTCGTCGCAACCGGCGGTTCGACGCAGGTGAAAGAAGCTACCCGCGACGCCTGGCTGGGAAGCAGCATCGCGGCCCTGGCGCGCGAGCTTCGGTATGCGTGGCGCTCGCTCGCCCGTTCGCCTGGGTTCGTCGCGATCGCGATCGTAACGCTCGGCGTCGGCATCGCCGGATCGACGACCATCTTCACCGTGGTCAACGCCGCCCTGCTCCGCCCGCCGCCCGACATCGCCGCGCCGGCCGAGCTCGCGACGATGGAACGCGTGCAGCCGACGTCGACGTTCGACGACTTCAGCTATCCCGACGCGAAAGACTTCGACGCGCAGACGACCACGTTCGCGGGCATCGCCGCGTACAACGGCACCTACATGTCGTTGTCGACAGGCCGCACCACCGAACGAGCGTGGGTGAGTTACGTCAGCGACAATTACTTCGACGTGCTCGGCGTGCGGCCCGCGCTTGGCCGGCTCATGACGCGACATGATGCGATCGACGGACCCGCCGGTCCCGTCATCGTGCTTGGCTACTCGCTGTGGGAGCGGCGATTCGGCGCCGATTCGAATGTGATTGGCCGGATCGTGTCATTGAACGAAGGGAGATTTACCGTGATCGGCGTTGCGTCGCGGCGGTTCATCGGCGCCATGACGCTCCATCCGATGGAAGCGTTCATTCCGCTCACGGCAACGAGGTTCGCGAGCCCGGGTGGTCTGCCCGCCGATTTCCTGACGTCGCGCAGTTCGGGATGGTTGCGATTGATCGGACGGATGCGCCCTGGCGTGACGCTCGAGCGAGCGCAGAGCGATCTGTCGACCGTCGCCGCGCGCCTCGCGTCGACGTATGCATCGAACAAGGGCCGCGGCGTGCGCGTGTTCGCGGGCGCGGGCATGACGTTCGAAGAGCGCGTCGACGCCGCGCGCATGCCGCGGTTGCTCTCGCTGGCGGTCGCGTTGCTCTTGCTGCTCGCCTGCGCGAACGTCGCGAGCTTGTCCCTCCTACGCGCATCGGCAAAGCGCCGCGAGTTTGCAACTCGACTCGCGCTCGGCGCGTCGCGCGCATCGCTCACCCGGCTTCTCGTCATCGAGGGCGCGTTGATCGCCTCCGCCGCAGCGCTGCTCGGATTGGGACTCTCGCAGCTGCTCGTGCGAACGACGTCGATCGTTGGCGGGATCGTGTCGATTCACGCCGTCGACCTGTCGATCGACCGCCGCGTATTGCTCGTCACAATCGCCGTCGCCGCGGCGACAGCCATACTCGTGTCTCTGCTCCCGAGTGTGCACGCGTCGCGGACCGATCTCGCCGTGCTGCTCAAGGACGGCGCGGGCGGAGCGATTCGGCGGCGCACGCGAGGCCAGCGCGCGCTCGTCGTTCTTCAAGTGGCGGCCTCGCTGGTCCTGCTGTCGTCCGCGTCGATCGTCTATAGCGCGTTCCAGCGGTTGATGCACGTCGATCCCGGATTCGACGCGCGCGGCCTGACGTTCGATTATCCGGAGCTGCGGGACATCGGCTACGATTCGGCCGCGCGCCGGCAGTTCGAGCGCGCGCTCTACGCGCGAGGCCAGTCCGATCCGTCGTTCGACGCCGTGGCACTCACGTCCACGGTCCCGCCGCAGGAGTATGCGACGCGCGTGTCGGTGTTTCACCCGGGTCAGGAGCCGCCGCCCGGCGCACTCGACGGACACGAATTCGAGCTCGGCACGCGCGTGGCGGTGGATGCGATCTCACCGAATCTGCTGGACGTGATGCGCATTCCACTGCTCGCGGGACGCGCCTTCACGTTGGCCGACGACGAGCGCAGTGAATCGGTCGTTCTCGTGAGCCGCGCGCTCGCGGACGCGTTTTGGCCGCGGGCGAATCCGATCGGTCAATATCTGTCGTGGCCGAGTGTGAGCGGCGCTCGCCGGCCGCCGATGCGCGTCGTCGGCGTCGTCGCGAACACGCGCCATCGCTCGTTGACGAGCGATCCGCCGCTCGTGATGTATGTGCCATTTACCCAACACGCCGAGCTATTTCCGGCGATCGTGGTGCGCGGGAAGCACGGCGTACCGCCTTCGCCGCGGGCCGTTCACGATTTTCTCATGCGCGTCGATCCGCGAGTGCCGGTGTTCGGCGCCCAGCCGCTGATCGATCACGTGGCGAGCGAGATTCGCCCACAGCGCATTGCCAGTGCATGGATCGGCGCCTTTGGCGGTATCGCCTTGGTGCTTGCCGCGATTGGACTATATGGAGTCGTCGCGCAAGGGGTGGTGCAACGCACGCGCGAACTTGCCGTGCGCTGCGCGCTCGGTGCGACGCCGGGGGAGGTCATGACGCAGGTGCTTCGCGACGGATTGGCGTTGTCCGCATTGGGCGCCGTCGCCGGCGTCGCGGGATCATTCTGGGCGTGGCGCGCGTTGCGCGGCATGTTCGCCGGCGTCGATGCGAATCCGTCGGCCGTCCTCGCCGCACTCGTGCTCCTCGGCACCGCGACCGTCGCGGCGAGCTATGTGCCCGCGCGGCGCGCGGCGCGACTCAATCCGGTCGACGCGCTGCGCAGCGACTGA